The Hyla sarda isolate aHylSar1 chromosome 2, aHylSar1.hap1, whole genome shotgun sequence genome includes the window CCCCTATGTATaagaccggaatacccctttaaaataaaaacattctgCCTGAAAAACATCTTTAAGagagtattcacacgtacagtatcctgcgcatatttgatgtccaggatttgaagctgtgttcagtgatttagtttacactgaaatctgcaacataaaatctgcgcaggatactgtacgtgtgaatagaccataaggtTGAAATATTTAGTTCCAGTCTATCTGAATTTACATGTAAGTTTATGAAATGCAAGTCCACCACTATAGCTGTCTACAGTGTCTAAAACTTATCAAACAAAAATCACTATGATGGTTTGTGTTTCATCTGTATATTACATGTCTTAAACACCAATGGTTCTCCTGAGGGAACTTTTTCACATTGTTAGCATAAAAAATGCATGAAAGTGACACAGACTATTAAATTTAGCCTGTACTGGATGTGACTGTATCCTTAGGTGataaagaagagaaaaaataCAGAGACAAGCATCAAAACTGATAAAGGGGCATAGAGCCtcttaaggtggccatacaccttcaatagctgaCCAACAGCTATTGCTCCCAATCCCTTAATAAACTTGGATGTTTGACTTGGCCGAACATCCATGTATTGTTAGTGAAGAGAGGAGGAGTAGTCTGCTACCAAACTCCTTTGGCAACTTAATActgaaaaataacccaaaaaactaGGGTTAGCCATTTGGAATTCACTACGTATCGGTATCGCTACGTGTGAACACTACCTTATAGACTAGTAAACATGCTCCAATCTAAAAGATTGGCACTTATTTACTCAGCGTCACGGGCCTTGTAATATCGCCTTTACTCTAGATCAATAAAGGGAAAAGTTCTACTATAGCCTAGCAAGCCTGATTATGTTTAATTACGCTGAACATTAGTGTCACTTTAAAACTGTAAGCAGACTGTTCATTTAATTGCAAACCAATCTATCATACCAAGAGGATTTCTACTGTAGTGCAAGGCTCCATCTGCCGTGTATGCAGGCTGAAATACACTGCCAAGCTGGTGTGCAATGACTTTATTTACATCCTGGAATGATATCTGCTTGATGTTCATCCGTTGAGAGCACACCTTGTGAATAATGTCATTTTCATGAACCAACAGAGCATCAGAGGATTCATAGAGGTGGGAAAGTGTTAaaatggagttgtagttctgaacaaTAACCTAAAAGTGAAAAGTTTGAAGAGCTAAATAAGATTATTTATATCCAGTATATGTAGTCATAAAACGCAGTAATTATTATTCATTAAAATCTTCTCATAGACCTCTGTGTTTTGTTCTTCTTTACTTCCTTCTAGAAATATATAAACTGGGCTCTACCAATTAAAAGTGTGACCCTGCACAAACTGAAATGGTCCAATCAATGCTGGGAGTGCTAGACTGCATATGGGCACAGCCATCTGGCAATGGATATGGGAACACCCAGTTTTcaaattattcattttttttccacttttttttgcagtgttatagctcccatagggagctataacactgcacacactgatctttatcattgatcactggtttctcataagaaaccagtgatcgatgattctgccgcttgactgctcatgcctggatctcaggcactgagcagtcattcggcgatcggacagcgaggaggcaggtagggaccctccggctgtcctgtaagctgttcgggatgccgcgatttcgccgcggctatcccgaacagcccactgagctaacaggcactttttactttcacttttagccgcgtggctcagctttgagcgcgcggctaaagggttaatagcatgcggcaccgcgatcagtgccgcgcgctattagcggcgggtcccggcttcactaggacaccgggcccaccgtgatatgatgcggggtcaccgtgggaccccgcgttatatcacaggagcgggaccaaggacgtactcatacgtccttggtccttaagaggttaattaaaaataaataaattataataatatttagCTGTGATACAGACAGGCTTGTAATGCATGAGGTACAGTGTCATTAGCCAGTTCTCTTTTATTTGTACAAATAAGAATAAAACAACATAGGGGAATAATGTGAGTCACTGAGTAAAGTCCAAGCTTCATACTGGGATTTTACAGAAGGACTCCGCCTTTATACAAATAAATACACCCACATATGCATGTAATTCCCATCTAGAGATACACTGGGAATTGAGTCACAGAATCCACAGCAAACTGTTTAGAATGCAAAATGATTTTAAGAATCAGTTCTCAACAAATAAGACACCACAATATGGAAACCTCATATGTTTAGTCCAGTTTATGTTGTTTAGTTTGATTTAGAAATTTCCTTCTTTACCTTTTATAGACAGTTTatagaacaaagaaaaaaaaaaaaaaaaaaaacaaatgatatGCTTCTAAAAGTTTAGAACTCCAAAAATTTGTTAAAACTGATAACCAAGTCTTACTTTAGTGAAAATGTGTAAACAATATTTACCTCTCCCGTTCCATAAGGCCAAATAACTTCATTGAGTAATAGGGAGTTGGGGTAGAAATCACGTAAACATCTTGTGACGAAGGTCCCCATACCGGAGCCAGTGCCACCCGCCATACTCATTATTGTGATGAAGCCACTCAATCGATCACATTTTTCAGCTTCCTTTCTGACCAAATTCATGATGAAGTCCTTATGCTTTGGTCCATGCACATAGTATCTATAATGATAgttattaggaaaaaaaaaaagtttgccatcaTCTTATAGCTAATTATCTAACCCACCCATCCACTGCAAATACATGCAAATCTAAATCCTGTAGAATACATATTAAcctaaatgtataaaataaaaataaaaacacagccTGCATTTAACTTAATATGTTTTGCATGGATTAAGGGCTTAATAATACATTTTGTTATACCTTACAGGaaatctaaaaaatatattatatatctgggcCCTAACACAGTGGGCCTCAGTATCCGGTTCCTTCTCAGTAGAGCAGTGGTTGGGCATGCTTAGATCTCCAAATTCTGCAACTTTCACATGCACATGAAACAACCCCACTTAAATGTCTGGGACAGTATTTTAGTCTTAGAAATTTATGtaacaaatctgtcatgtgtgatctaGAAAAGTTCTCTTTCTGAGAATTCAAGAGTGCATGAAGATTTACAGAGATCATCAAGTGCCCCCTTCTAGGTATACTTAATGTTTACCGGGGTTGACCACTTGTTTTAGGTTTTAATGATCTACATGTTAATGGAATACTTCAGCATTTAAAAAGGCCTCCCCCtttcccagaggttggacccccgaaatctccagaacggggccaAGCATGCTCTATAGGAGCACTGGAGATACCAGAGTATAGCGCTTCGGTATCTCTGGAGCTCCCATAGAGCATGCATGGAACGAGCGCCGACCATGTGCGCCATGGGGCAAGGAGCTTGGAAAccctgcaatcaaacacttattccatgtgaatagaggataagttgttaaATGCTGCAGTCCCCCCTTAATTATAACAGGTGACTTACTGAATGTCCTTTAGCACAGTTGTgtactatatagtatatatactgtCTCTCTGTGCTGTCAGGACAGCACTTCCATCCATAAGATGTCAGTATATCGAGGGGCATGTGACCATATAACATCACCAAGTCTACTCTACTGCATCTGTGCTACTTTCTTGACATTTAAAaaacacttttgacatgttgtccagacatgtggAGACCTGCACTTGAGACCTGCTGCAATTGAGTTACAGCCTAGTTAAGTGACGCGTCTCACTCCCCAGCTATCACTCAAACCAGAATCATTCACATTGAAACTCTGCCACACACTTCACTTGAGTTATAACTCAGGACTCAAATTATAAAACTTTAGCTACAAATTTGCAGAAATCATGGCAAGATTACATATAAAAtgcacacaaattaaccacacgtTTGAACACAGCTAAGTCCCCTGTAAGGAGTGACCAACCCATCTAAAAAGAGACTGGGGTCTCTTCTGGGTTGCCATTTAGTGATGCCACTTTTGTAGCATCTTTATATTCTGGATTTTATTATTGAAAGATTATTTTTGGAccacccaaacaaaagttatttcCTATGTGAAATTCTGAAATTCTATACTTTAACAAATATTCCTTACCCATTTGCCCAGTTGTTTCCGGACCCCTGCTTCTGGGAAAATTGTGACTTCTCACTATACCTCCATTTACCGGAATGGGTTGCCCTTGATAGAGTCTGAGAAATTACTTTGGGTTCCATGTCAAGAAGCACTGCGCGGCTAACAAAGTCtacaaatgaaaaatatatatcataAACACTGCAGTATGATAAAAATTTTAAAGCCATAGGCTTTAAAAAGTCGTTTTAGAACCTATACCTCCAGATTCTGTCTCATCAAAGAATCTTTCCTTAGATGCTGCTTGATAAAGCTCATTTTCCTTTCTGGTGCACAGTCCATTGCTGTGTATATCATTAGAAATCACATCAAATAACTCATAGCCAATCTGATTGCCACATTGCCCCAACTGTACTGTAATAAAAGACATGTTCAGATGATTTTATCTGTGAAAGAAAGAGACCAGAAATATAAAAGGTGCAAAGGTGCTCCAAACCATTCTAACATGagtcatatgtatattttttttcactttaatgtGCAGTTCATCCCAGCTATATTTTAGACCCTGTCAAAATAGGGGTACCGATGTATACTGCGACGCATTGCAGTGGGCCCAATTCACTTCAATAGCCCTTGAATACTTTAATACCCCACTCACTTCAGCTAGTGACTAAGTTTTGCCCGCTTCCCACTCATATACATTAAATTCAATTGTgttgctgggttcacactatgtttgtagTGGACGGGAACCGGATAGGGCTGgggggcgctcccgtatccctgccggatctggcccgaaccccattcatttcaatcagTTGACCGGAGACaaatgctgactccggtcggcttatttttgccccgcatacagttttctgaccagatctaaaaccgtggtataccatggttttaggtctggttagAGAAcagtatacggggcaaaaatgagctgaccagagtcagtgtatgactccggtcagctcattgacaTGCATTACATtagggccgggtccggctgggataaggGAGCGCATGGTTTATGCTCCCCCCCAGCCGTATCCGGTTCCCGTATTGGCAAATTGTAGTGCGAACCGGCCCTTAATGAGTCCAACAGTGACAGGGATTATGTTTACATTGAGGTGTGTATATCATAAAACCGAACTGAAACTGAAAGTACATGAAAGAAAATCCGGTCTGGATGAGGGAGTGGTCTACctaaagaggtggtcttttgaaGATCCATATCGACCTGTACTGTAAAGATAAAGGGGTTGACCACTTATTATGCAGCAATGCAGATtactaaatatatatgtgtgtgtgcgcgtatgttCCTGCATAACTTCAAAATGGCTGGAGACATTTCTATGAAACACGTTACTCATATGTCAACTAAAAGTATAGTAGAGTTatattaaccctaacccacccccatttgtgagggtgtaTTTTTTTTGTCTGATATCCCATACATGTCAATGGGACTTCAAGTAAATCTCCAGATCGCGTTACCCTTTGGCTGTTGAGACTGCACAGGACATTTAAAACATCCCGTAGAAGGTGTAGGAGAGCTAGCCAGATAGTTAACTAGGTGCCCTAGGGACAAAAAAGTGGCAACAAATAACACTAAGGATTCTGGCATTCTGGGTCATGGATAACTGAGGCATATTGTAAACTGGTTTAGTTATAAATATAAGGATAATTTATTATATTCCAGTAGTGAGACACTGGATGACTGGCGGGTTGCAGGGCCCTTGCTCGCCGCTTAAGTCAAACCAATAAACAGTTACAATATACGTAAAAATTAAGATTGATACATgattagaaaaacaaaaattttaaaattataaaacaatGGTATTAAAAATAAGGTGCTTAAGCTGTGTTCAGATTAAATGCACTATTTCCATAGATAACATGAGGGTAGAATTGGGAGAGATGTAGTAATAAAACTCTCCTGGAGCACCCAAGCAATAACAAGTAGTGTaagtctgttgctatgggcaaccacctGTAATTAAAGTCTTAGTAGATGATCCTGTAAGTCTCTAAGGGAAAATTTAAATGCACAAACAACTTATGGGTTATTGGTAGAGTGCTCCGGAATGTAAGTATATCCTGTACTTAAAAGAGTAGTCTAGTAAAAaagaacgtatcccctatccaaggatacgGGATAAATTATAGATCACAAGGGCTAAAATGTCCCTACCCCTGCCTAAATGTGAAAGTGGTTGGCCACTCCTTCTGTGTTTTTAGTAATTTACACGTAAATAATGATTATAAAAGCGTACTTAAGCTGTGAAAATCATGCACTGTTTGAACCAGGTGAATGTACAGTGTCCAAGTCACACTGGCTCTGGAGATGTCAGTAGAGGCAGAAAATTAAGCTGGAACATTTGAGTCAGGGTGAGTATCAGAGGGGGGAGCGGGCATTCCTCTCACGGCCCATTATGGATGGAGAAATCAGAAGAGGGGATGTTATTTACCTAGACCTAAGCTGTCAGACAGGAATAAAGTGACAAGATCCAGTTTAAGAACCCCGAGCAGATGTCTACGTGGAGAGTCTCTGAATGCCAGGAACTGCACATTGGTGTGAATATCTGCTTTTAGATTGTGAAATAAAAGCTGTGATTTTATCTGAATGCTGAATCATTTGTTTCTTTAGTCCAGGAGTACTCAATTATTTTAGTAAGTGTCCGCTCATCCACGTCTGTCACGTCCAAGCAAAGCGCTGAGGCCCGGTACACACCTAGTGGCCGCAGTGCAGTGAAGGAAATGGGCAAAATGACtggagttgagtacccctgctggGTGCGGATTCCAATATTGTATGTACCACTGATCTAGAGGCAAGAATTTTGACAAAAAGCTTGAGATCAACATTAAGGAGGGAGATGGTACAGTAATTTGCACAAAGGGATCCTTCCCCTCTTTAGTGATAACTGAAATGCGCCCATGGTGGACCACACCCTGAGATAGAGAATTAAAAGAGAGGTGAGAGGAATTCACCCAAAAACTTTTAGTACCCCATGGTAAAACCATTCGAACTGGGAACCTTCGTCCATGTTTAATCACAATTGACAATTCATCCTTTCTAAAAAGGTGATTCAAGAGCCATTACATTACACTAAACCGTGGCAGGCCAGAATCAGAAATAACCCAAAAACCAGGACCAGTAAAAACAGGTTAGAAGGTATCAAGAGTACAATTCCATAcagaattcctgaaagacacgtcAGTTAAGAGGTGTACTAGGGTTTGGGAACATGTTTGGATGGTATATATGATCTTGCCTGCTGGGCAAGGAGTAATCTGGCCAGAGTTCCCCAGGCTTAATACCAAACTCATGAAAATGTCTACGAGACTTAGGgccggttcacactacgattttgcaatacgggaaccgtatccggctggggggagcgaaaaccgggcactcccgtatcctAGCCAGACCTGGcctgtatgtaatgcatttcaatgagccgaccggagtcaaacgctgactccggtcggctcatgtttgccctgtatacagtactctaaccggacctaaaaccgtggtataccacggttttaggtccggtcagaaaaccgtatacggggcaaaaatgagccgaccagagtcagcgtttgactccggtcagctcattgaaatgaatgaggtacaggccgggtccagctgggatatgggagtgcccggttttcgcTTCCCCCGGTTCCCGTAAcctaaaaacatggtgtgaacccagccttagtgagtGTGGCCTTAGTTTTGGAAAGCAAACCTGTTATTTCTGGAGAAgggagaccttaaccccttaaggaccaggccattttacaccttaggaccagagcgttttttgcacatctgaccactgtcactttaaacattaataactctggaatgcttttagttatcaatctgattccgagatagttttttcgtgacatattctactttaacatagtggtaaaattttgtggtaacttgcatcctttcttggtgaaaaatcccaaaatttgatgaaaaatttgaaaattttgcatttttttaactttgaagctctctgcttgtaaggaaaatggatattcaaaatattttttattttattcacatttccaatatgtctactttatgtttgcatcataaaattgatgtgtttttacttttggaagacaccagagggcttcaaagttcagcagcaattttccaatttttcacaaaattttgaacctcgctttttttcagagaccagttcaggtttgaagtggatttgaagggtcttcccattagaaataccccacaaatgaccccattataaaaactacaccccccaaagtattcaaaatgacaatcagtaagtgttttaaccctttaggtgtttcacaggaatagcagcaaagtgaaggagaaaattcacaatctttattttttacactcgcatgttcttgtaaacccaattttttaatttttacaaggggtaaaaggagaaaatgtatacttatatttgtagcccaatttttctcgagtaagcacatacctcatatgtctatgtaaagtgttcggcgggcgcagtagagggctcagaagcgaaggagcgacaaggggattttggagagtacgtttttcagaaatggtttttggggggcatgttgcatttaggaagcccctatggtgccagaacagcaaaaataacccacatggcataccattttggaaactagaccccttggggaacgtaacaaggaataaagtgggccttaataccccacaggtgtttcacgacttttgcatatgtaaaaaaaatattttttttttcactaaaatgtgtgtttccccccaaatttcacatttttgcaagggttaatagcagaaaataccccccaaaatttgtaaccccatctcttctgagtatggaggtaccccataagttggcatgaagtgcattacgggcgaactacaatgctccgaagagaaggagtgatatttgactttttgagagcaaattttgctcggggggcatgtcgcatttaggaagcccctatggtgccagaacagcaaaaaaaaaaaacacatggcataccattttggaaactagacccgttgaggaacgtaacaaggaataaagtgagccttaataccccacacgggtttcacgacttttgcatatgtaaaaaaatatatatattttttccactaaaatgtgtgtttccccccaaatttcacatttttgcaagggttaatagcagaaaataccccccaaaatttgtaaccccatctcttctgagtatggaagtaccccataagtggagctgaagtgcactacgtgcaaactacaatgctcagaagaggaggcgcaccattgagcttttggaaagagaattcgtttggaatggtagtcaggggccatgtgcatttacaaagccccccatggtgccagaacagtggacccccccccccacatgtgaccccattttggagactacacccctcacagaatttaataagtggtgcagtgagcatttacaccccactggcgtttgacagatctttgggacagtgggctgtgcaaatggaaaattacatttttcattttcacggatcactgttccaaaaatctgtcagacacctgtggggcgtaaatgctcactgtgccccttattacattacatgaggggtgtagtttccaaaatggggtcacatatgggggggtccattgttctggtaccatgggggctttgtaaacacaagtggccttcaattccggacaaattttctcttcaaaatcccaatggcgctccttctcttctgagcattgtagtgcacccatagagcactttacatccacatatggggtatgctcttactcagaagaaattgggttacaaattttggggggctttttttattttcccttgtgaaaatgaaaaatttagggtgacaccagcattttagtgaaaaaaattttttttttcactttcccatccaactttaatgaaaatttgtcaaacacctgtggggtgttcaggctcactataccccttgttacgttccgtgaggggtgtcgattccaaaatggggtcacatgtctgtatttattgttttgtgtttatgtcagaaccgctgtaaaatcagccacccctgtgcaaatcaccaatttaggcctcaaatgtacatggtgcgctctcacggGTGCAACAAGGTTAGCTTGCagagggcgcctgaacacctaacaGGTCACAGAGCTGTGCTGGTAACTGTGAAAGCCGAAGCACGCTCTCTCTCTAGGGGTTATCCAGTATTCGAAAAACAAGTCTTACAAGTAACatttttgtgtcatcagcaaaaagacatatctTACAATAGATTGCAACAAATGCAGCAAGAGATTGCACAGGTGAGCAGACAGTATAgaaacttagggggagatttatcaaaacaagtccagaggaaaagttgctgcattgccaatagcaatcaatcagatcacttctttcatttttcagaaatgaaagaagcaatctgattggatgctatgtgCAACGCAGAAACTttttctctagacaggttttggtaaatctcaccCTTAGTGTCCATGAGAGCATCCACACATTAGCAGCAATCAGACGGCCAACCCAAAAAGAAGTCAAGCTTCCAGAGGCAGAGACACAGCTTATTCCGGGGCCAGAAGTTCTGAAAAGAGCAGGTCAGCAGGAGAATTCCTCACGGCCAGTGCAGCAGCCCTGGATCTGCAGCGAGAAGGTAGAGATTCCGAATTTTCAATTGAGAGCCAATCTGTAATAGAGATCAGGTCACATCGAGGAAGAAGCAAAAATCTGGGACAATGGAAGTGCCCCTCCACAAAATCAAAATGAAAAGGAAGTGATAGTGATATTGCGCAACAGGGTCTCAAAGTTTTGCAGAGCTTAGAGGCATCTAATATATAGGCTGCGGGCAGGTACATCCAGAAACAGATGCACTGGAGCTCTGTCATAATTTATAGTTTTAGAATCGTGCACCGAGTG containing:
- the TUBD1 gene encoding tubulin delta chain translates to MSFITVQLGQCGNQIGYELFDVISNDIHSNGLCTRKENELYQAASKERFFDETESGDFVSRAVLLDMEPKVISQTLSRATHSGKWRYSEKSQFSQKQGSGNNWANGYYVHGPKHKDFIMNLVRKEAEKCDRLSGFITIMSMAGGTGSGMGTFVTRCLRDFYPNSLLLNEVIWPYGTGEVIVQNYNSILTLSHLYESSDALLVHENDIIHKVCSQRMNIKQISFQDVNKVIAHQLGSVFQPAYTADGALHYSRNPLGELMESLVPHPEFKLLGLGNIPQMSEHSLAYSTFTWHGLIKHLRQMLIANAKMEEGINWQVQLPSKLASGRNSLAAELQFNKSVANLAMFRGKDIEEASPEGFREPALYTSWLPPDNSFSIWKTPRAFNKYEKSATLMSNSQGLLKPLDTIVGKAWTMFASKAYVHQYTKYGIEEEDFLQSFTTLEQIISSYSTL